A genomic segment from Sorangium aterium encodes:
- a CDS encoding YdeI/OmpD-associated family protein, whose amino-acid sequence MSADASGLRRPRHPIPDFVENALNERGLMDAYKARPAYQQNDYIGWIDKAKRQETREKRLCQMLDELEAGGVYMNMKHPASEKT is encoded by the coding sequence ATGAGCGCCGACGCGTCAGGCCTGAGACGGCCAAGGCACCCGATCCCCGATTTCGTCGAGAACGCGCTGAACGAGCGTGGCTTGATGGATGCCTACAAGGCCCGCCCCGCGTACCAGCAGAACGATTATATCGGATGGATCGACAAGGCGAAGCGGCAGGAGACCAGGGAGAAGCGCCTCTGCCAGATGCTGGATGAGCTCGAAGCCGGCGGTGTTTACATGAACATGAAGCATCCGGCATCGGAGAAGACGTGA